One Phyllobacterium sp. T1293 DNA window includes the following coding sequences:
- a CDS encoding M81 family metallopeptidase, protein MKLFIAGLDTETNTFSPIPTGYEAFRENQIAHGDATSRPLNCCSSQLHIWLNAAHARGWDVVESLCAVAEPGGTTTRSTYETFRDEILNDLRAAMPVNGVLLALHGACVAEGYDDVEGDLLSHVRKIVGPDVPVGAELDLHCHLTRSMLDNATMLVAYKEYPHTDIEERADHIFELLVQVLEGTCQPVMAEFDCRMIGTFRVHEQPLRGLVDRMKAMEGQNGILSVSFCHGFPWGDVADVGAKMLVVADRDIAKAQQLAASFGQEIFNLRETLKPSHSSIDDALDQALEVPHGTVVLADVSDNAGGGAPGDSTFVLRRVIERGIKDVAACLYWDPIAVRLCHEAGEGAVLPLRIGGKIGPVSGQPLDLTVTVRKLASGITQRFGIVPLSIGDAAWVSFEGVDIVLNSLRTQTFHPECMTALGLDPAQRKIVIVKSSNHFRAGFEPIASKILYISAPGALQPHFEDVPYTKLKNSYWPKVENPFADASV, encoded by the coding sequence TTGAAGTTATTCATTGCAGGTCTGGATACGGAGACAAACACGTTCTCCCCAATCCCCACGGGTTACGAGGCATTTCGGGAGAACCAGATTGCGCATGGCGACGCAACCTCAAGGCCGCTCAACTGCTGCTCGTCTCAATTGCATATCTGGTTAAACGCAGCACATGCCCGCGGATGGGACGTCGTCGAAAGTCTATGTGCTGTAGCAGAACCGGGCGGGACAACAACCCGGTCAACATATGAAACCTTTCGCGATGAAATTCTTAACGACCTGCGTGCTGCTATGCCAGTCAATGGCGTGCTACTCGCACTGCACGGCGCCTGTGTTGCCGAGGGTTACGACGATGTGGAAGGCGATCTGTTGTCCCATGTTCGCAAGATCGTGGGCCCGGATGTTCCGGTCGGTGCAGAACTTGATCTGCACTGCCATTTGACAAGGTCAATGCTCGATAACGCCACCATGCTGGTTGCCTACAAGGAGTATCCACACACCGATATCGAAGAACGCGCAGATCATATTTTCGAGCTTCTGGTTCAAGTTTTGGAGGGCACGTGCCAACCAGTGATGGCGGAATTTGATTGCCGCATGATTGGTACGTTCCGGGTGCACGAACAGCCTTTGCGCGGCCTGGTGGATCGAATGAAGGCCATGGAAGGACAGAACGGTATATTGTCAGTATCCTTTTGCCACGGATTCCCATGGGGGGACGTAGCCGATGTCGGCGCGAAGATGCTGGTTGTTGCTGACCGCGATATCGCCAAGGCTCAGCAGCTAGCCGCTTCATTTGGACAGGAAATATTCAACCTGCGCGAAACACTGAAACCGAGCCATAGCAGCATCGATGATGCGCTTGATCAGGCGTTGGAAGTGCCGCATGGCACTGTTGTGCTTGCCGACGTATCTGACAATGCCGGTGGTGGTGCTCCGGGAGATTCAACATTTGTACTCAGGCGCGTAATCGAACGAGGCATAAAGGATGTCGCGGCGTGTCTTTATTGGGATCCCATTGCTGTCAGGCTTTGTCATGAAGCAGGTGAAGGTGCTGTCCTGCCACTGAGAATCGGGGGCAAAATCGGCCCGGTGTCTGGTCAGCCGCTTGATCTGACTGTTACCGTGCGCAAACTCGCCTCCGGGATAACACAACGCTTTGGGATCGTTCCTCTCTCAATCGGCGACGCCGCATGGGTAAGTTTCGAGGGAGTGGATATTGTTCTAAACAGCTTGCGGACACAGACGTTTCATCCCGAATGTATGACCGCTCTTGGGCTTGATCCGGCACAACGAAAAATAGTGATCGTGAAATCAAGCAATCATTTTCGGGCCGGTTTTGAACCCATAGCCAGCAAGATCCTGTATATTTCTGCGCCGGGTGCATTACAGCCTCACTTTGAGGATGTGCCTTACACGAAACTGAAAAATTCATACTGGCCAAAAGTGGAAAACCCCTTCGCGGATGCATCGGTGTAG
- a CDS encoding ABC transporter ATP-binding protein, which produces MNAAPLLSVENLTVRFPGARDWFGRAMSEVHAVNNVDLVVLPGESLGIVGESGCGKSTLVQAVIGLIAPTSGRIVVEGHDFAAISGRQKTEIRQKMQIVFQDPQSSLDPRLPVWRLITEPLHIRGGMSTAALRVRARELAVSVGLRVEHLDRLAHEFSGGQRQRIAIARALSTDPELLILDEPTSALDVSVQAQIINLLLKLQRELGLSYLFISHDVSLIRHFCDRVAVMYLGQIVETGVSAAVFDHPAHPYTKTLLASVPSLQNSLQDVDASLTGELPNNRRLPTGCYYRDRCLISSTECEKPQDLATVAAIKPNFEISREARISDHKVRCILA; this is translated from the coding sequence ATGAACGCAGCTCCTCTTCTTAGCGTGGAAAATCTTACAGTTCGTTTTCCAGGTGCAAGAGATTGGTTTGGCCGCGCCATGTCCGAGGTGCACGCAGTCAACAACGTTGATCTTGTTGTATTGCCTGGCGAGAGTCTGGGTATCGTCGGCGAATCCGGATGCGGGAAAAGCACGCTTGTGCAGGCGGTGATAGGCCTCATTGCTCCCACAAGCGGGAGGATTGTGGTTGAGGGGCATGACTTTGCGGCAATAAGCGGTCGGCAGAAGACAGAAATCCGTCAGAAGATGCAGATCGTCTTTCAAGATCCTCAATCATCGCTTGATCCAAGGCTCCCGGTCTGGCGTCTCATCACAGAACCACTGCACATCAGGGGAGGCATGTCGACTGCGGCTTTACGGGTTCGGGCGCGGGAGCTCGCGGTTTCAGTTGGCTTGAGGGTTGAACATCTCGACCGTTTGGCACACGAATTCTCGGGTGGGCAGCGGCAGCGCATAGCTATCGCACGGGCACTCAGTACCGATCCGGAGCTTCTTATCCTTGATGAGCCGACGTCAGCCCTTGATGTGTCGGTGCAAGCCCAAATTATAAATCTGCTGCTGAAGTTACAGCGTGAATTGGGCCTGTCCTATTTATTCATCTCGCATGATGTTTCACTCATCCGGCATTTCTGCGACCGCGTAGCGGTGATGTATCTCGGTCAGATAGTAGAAACAGGAGTATCTGCAGCAGTATTTGATCATCCTGCACATCCGTATACCAAGACCTTGCTCGCCAGTGTTCCCAGCCTTCAGAACTCTCTTCAGGACGTGGACGCCAGTCTTACTGGCGAACTTCCCAACAATCGGCGTCTGCCGACAGGTTGCTATTACCGCGACCGCTGTCTGATTTCTTCTACCGAATGTGAAAAGCCGCAAGACCTTGCGACAGTGGCAGCTATCAAGCCGAATTTCGAAATCTCACGTGAGGCCAGAATATCGGATCACAAAGTTCGCTGCATATTGGCGTAA